The sequence TGCAAGTAAAGGTGCAACAACGATTATTTCGTTCCGTACATCCGGTCTCCGGCATCGCCGAGGCCCGGAACGATATAGCCATGGTCGTTGAGATGATCGTCAAGGGCGGCGGTGACGATGGGCACGTCGGGATGCGCCTCCTTCATGCGGGCGACGCCCTCGGGGGCGGCCAGCAGGCACAGGAACCGGATATTTTTGGCGCCGGCCTCTTTCAGCATGTCGATCGCCGCGGCCGAGGAATTGCCCGTCGCCAGCATCGGATCGACCACGATGGTGATGCGATCCTCGAGCGCGTCGGGCACCTTGAAATAGTATTTCACCGGTTGCAGCGTCTCGGGGTCGCGGTAGAGGCCGACAAAGCCCACCCGCGCGGCCGGCACAAGATCGAGGATCCCGTCGAGCAAGCCGTTGCCCGCCCGCAGGATCGACACCAAGGCCAGTTTCTTGCCCTCGATCATGGGCGCGTCCATCGGACAGAGCGGCGTCTCGATCCGGTCGGTCGTCATCGGCAGTTCGCGCGTCACCTCGTAGGCCAGCAGATGCGCGATCTCGCGCAGAAGCTGGCGGAAGGTCTTGGTCGAGGTCGTCTTTTCCCGCATCAGCGTCAGCTTGTGCTGCACGAGCGGATGCTCGACCACGGTGAGATGTTCGGTCATGTCCTGTCCCCCAGTTTCTTGCGGATCGTGTCCTTGGTCGCGGCATCGCAAAAGGCCGCGTCGATGGCGGTTGCGTTGATTTCGGCGAAGTCCTCTTCGCCCCAACCGAAACTGGCTGCAAGCCTCTCGTACTCGGCCGTCATGGTGGTGTGGAAAAAGGGCGGGTCGTCGGTCGAGACCGTCAC comes from Roseibacterium elongatum DSM 19469 and encodes:
- the upp gene encoding uracil phosphoribosyltransferase; the protein is MTEHLTVVEHPLVQHKLTLMREKTTSTKTFRQLLREIAHLLAYEVTRELPMTTDRIETPLCPMDAPMIEGKKLALVSILRAGNGLLDGILDLVPAARVGFVGLYRDPETLQPVKYYFKVPDALEDRITIVVDPMLATGNSSAAAIDMLKEAGAKNIRFLCLLAAPEGVARMKEAHPDVPIVTAALDDHLNDHGYIVPGLGDAGDRMYGTK